From one Lolium rigidum isolate FL_2022 chromosome 4, APGP_CSIRO_Lrig_0.1, whole genome shotgun sequence genomic stretch:
- the LOC124706617 gene encoding endo-1,3;1,4-beta-D-glucanase-like, which yields MASPQCCANPPTLNPAGGEGKVVDSFGGIRAYVAGAQDSKAAVVLISDVFGFEAPSLRKIADKVASSGYFVVVPDLLHGDPYVPEDADRTIQVWLKEHAPIKAFEVAKPVIAALKEQGVSSVGAAGYCWGAKVVAELAKANEIQAAVMSHPSFVTVDDIKEVKCPIAVLGAEIDRTSPPELVKQFEQVLSSNSEIGSFVKIFPGVSHGWAVRYDSDDAAAVKNAEEALKDMTDWFNKNLK from the exons ATGGCTAGCCCGCAGTGCTGCGCGAACCCACCAACGTTGAACCCTGCCGGCGGGGAGGGCAAGGTCGTCGACAGCTTCGGCGGGATCAGGGCCTACGTCGCCGGCGCCCAAGACTCCAAGGCCGCCGTCGTCCTCATCTCCGATGTCTTCG GGTTTGAAGCGCCGAGTCTGAG GAAGATAGCCGATAAAGTTGCTTCGTCCGGATACTTTGTCGTGGTGCCAGACTTGTTACATGGGGATCCATATGTACCTGAAGACGCTGATAGAACAATACAAGTGTGGCTAAAGGAGCATGCCCCG ATCAAGGCATTTGAAGTGGCAAAACCAGTTATTGCTGCTCTAAAGGAACAAGGAGTGTCTAGTGTTGGGGCTGCAGGTTATTGCTGGGGTG CAAAGGTCGTAGCAGAGTTAGcgaaagctaatgagatccaggCAGCTGTTATGTCACATCCTTCTTTTGTTACCGTTGATGATATCAAAG AGGTTAAATGCCCCATCGCTGTACTTGGAGCTGAAATTGACAGAACGTCCCCACCAGAATTGGTCAAACAGTTCGAGCAGGTTCTATCCTCTAATTCAGAG ATTGGCTCCTTTGTTAAGATTTTTCCTGGGGTTTCTCATGGATGGGCTGTCAGATACGATAGCGATGACGCAGCTGCTGTGAAGAACGCCGAGGAAGCCCTGAAGGACATGACTGACTGGTTTAACAAGAACCTCAAGTGA
- the LOC124706619 gene encoding endo-1,3;1,4-beta-D-glucanase-like, protein MTTPQCCANPPALNTAGGEGKVVDSFGGLTAYVAGTTESKAAVVLISDIFGFEAPNLRKIADRVASSGYFAVVPDFFHGDPYAPENADRPIQVWRNEHPQAQAFEEAKPVIAALKEQGVTSVGAAGYCWGAKGVVDLAKARDLHAAVLLHPSRITVDDIKEVKCPIAILGAEVDPVSPPELIKQFEQVLSSNSGINHLVKIFPGVAHGWAVRHNKDDAAAVKRAEEALVDMTDWFNKYLK, encoded by the exons ATGACGACCCCGCAGTGCTGCGCGAACCCGCCGGCGCTGAACACCGCCGGCGGGGAGGGTAAGGTCGTCGACAGCTTCGGCGGCCTCACGGCTTACGTCGCCGGCACCACCGAGTCCAAGGCTGCCGTCGTCCTCATCTCCGACATCTTCG GGTTTGAAGCGCCGAATCTCAG GAAGATAGCAGACAGAGTTGCTTCGTCAGGATACTTTGCTGTGGTGCCAGATTTCTTTCATGGGGACCCATACGCACCTGAAAATGCTGATAGACCAATACAAGTGTGGAGAAATGAGCATCCCCAG GCACAAGCATTTGAAGAAGCAAAACCAGTTATTGCTGCTCTGAAAGAGCAAGGAGTGACGAGTGTTGGGGCTGCAGGTTATTGCTGGGGTG CCAAGGGGGTTGTGGACTTAGCAAAAGCTCGTGATCTACATGCAGCTGTATTGTTGCACCCTTCTCGTATTACTGTTGATGATATCAAAG AGGTGAAATGTCCAATCGCTATACTTGGTGCCGAAGTTGACCCTGTTTCCCCACCAGAATTGATCAAGCAGTTTGAGCAGGTTCTTTCTTCTAACTCTGGG ATCAATCACCTTGTCAAGATCTTCCCTGGAGTTGCGCATGGATGGGCTGTGAGGCACAACAAGGACGATGCGGCTGCTGTcaagagggcggaggaggcccTGGTGGACATGACCGACTGGTTTAACAAGTACCTGAAGTGA